The following coding sequences are from one Bombus terrestris chromosome 14, iyBomTerr1.2, whole genome shotgun sequence window:
- the LOC100643664 gene encoding uncharacterized protein LOC100643664 isoform X2 has product MPKIRAKRSAIWLHFSIVYQNDGLNAIVRCNKCNLIVPYCKNTTNLWSHVRTHHKDVLEINSSSCKKEAGQAHTTASSSSETKYKAVISSEISDVLRRSSSNFTEAGEITRSLIQMIAEDVLPFSIVNGKGFINFVRTLNEKYKIPKRSILISKYLPDSYARKCMEIKESLSKATCVNVAISLQENTKRSGLILATSVHFCVDRVQHHKLLRISFQSTDDKFPILRELDEIEKDALSKWEATSQTSPKIYERPDRDVPSVSEVEWNIISEIIKVLWPLHEATKELFSDLHVTISKIIPIVHGIEAALKDMDDLSADGTLFRDNLLRCFSAQFKDVEESVGYAIATFLDPRYKDVAFHSKKCIENVKNILTKSNVSDDENANSTIDSPETNDENVGTNILWAAFDKRVEELGVKPDNCVINCPSRHELERYINLKIINRKDDPIAWWSTTGHVMFPNLSKIAADYLCAPAYSVSNNPLFSKLQKMLFDRRVRLSDERTNMLAVIGSN; this is encoded by the exons ATGCCTAAAATTCGTGCGAAAAGAAGTGCCATTTGGCTGCATTTTTCCATAGTATACCAAAACGATGGATTAAACGCAATCGTCAGGTGCAACAAGTGCAATCTCATAGTGCCTTATTGTAAAAACACGACGAATCTGTGGTCGCACGTCCGCACACACCACAAAGACGTTCTCGAGATAAACTCGTCTAGTTGTAAGAAAGAAGCGGGACAAGCTCATACAACTGCATCCAGTTCATCAGAGACCAAATACAAAGCGGTAATTTCGTCAGAAATCTCCGATGTGCTGCGAAGATCGTCTTCGAATTTCACAGAAGCAGGTGAGATAACTCGATCTTTGATACAAATGATAGCAGAAGACGTGCTTCCCTTTTCAATAGTCAATGGCAAAGGATTCATCAATTTCGTGAGAACGTTGaacgaaaaatacaaaataccaaAGAGAAGTATTTTGATCTCGAAATACTTGCCAGACTCGTACGCGCGCAAATGCATGGAGATCAAGGAAAGTTTGTCGAAAGCGACGTGTGTTAACGTTGCGATTAGTTTGCAGGAAAATACGAAGCGCAGTGGCTTGATTCTCGCGACAAGCGTCCATTTCTGTGTCGATAGAGTCCAACACCACAAGTTATTGAGGATCTCGTTTCAATCAACGGACGACAAGTTTCCCATATTACGCGAGCTCGATGAAATTG AGAAGGATGCATTATCTAAATGGGAAGCAACTTCTCAGACGTCGCCAAAGATATACGAAAGACCTGACAGAGATGTACCATCTGTGTCAGAAGTTGAATGGAATATAATTTCGGAGATAATCAAAGTTTTGTGGCCATTGCACGAAGCGACAAAAGAATTGTTCTCTGATCTTCACGTGacaatttcgaaaataatacCTATCGTTCATGGTATAGAGGCTGCTTTAAAAGATATGGATGATTTGTCGGCCGATGGCACGTTGTTCCGTGACAATTTGTTGAGATGTTTCTCTGCACAATTTAAGGACGTCGAAGAGTCGGTTGGCTACGCTATCGCCACATTTTTGGATCCTAGATACAAGGATGTCGCGTTTCATTCCAAGAAATGTATCGAAAATGTGAAGAATATATTGACGAAATCAAACGTTTCCGACGATGAAAACGCTAATTCTACGATTGATAGTCCGGAAACGAACGATGAAAATGTAGGAACGAATATTTTATGGGCGGCGTTTGATAAGAGGGTTGAGGAATTGGGCGTTAAACCTGACAACTGTGTTATTAATTGTCCATCAAGGCACGAGTTGGAGAG atatataaatttgaaaataattaacagaAAAGACGATCCGATCGCATGGTGGAGTACTACGGGCCACGTGATGTTTCCAAACCTTTCAAAAATTGCAGCCGATTACTTGTGCGCACCTGCATACTCTGTATCTAACAAtcctttattttcaaaattgcaGAAAATGTTATTTGATCGAAGAGTACGATTGTCAGACGAACGTACTAACATGCTCGCTGTGATAGGttcgaattaa
- the LOC100652172 gene encoding kelch-like protein diablo has product MVLQIDSVWGWASPPLRLQLGGSRGASGRATAGAPSSQRMGEMVVERAPSPARLSHTSEKHPRATLTELNVLRRHRELCDVVLNVGSRKIFAHRVILSACSPYFRAMFTGELAESRQTEVTIRDIDEMAMELLIDFCYTSHIIVEEANVQTLLPAACLLQLAEIQDICCEFLKRQLDPSNCLGIRAFADTHSCRELLRIADKFTQHNFQEVMESEEFLLLPVGQLVDIISSDELNVRTEEQVFSAVMNWVKYNVTDRRQHLAQVLQHVRLPLLSPKFLVGTVGSDLLVRSDDACRDLVDEAKNYLLLPQERPLMQGPRTRPRKPTRRGEVLFAVGGWCSGDAIASVERFDPNTADWKMVAPMSKRRCGVGVAVLNDLLYAVGGHDGQSYLNSIERYDPQTNQWSCDVAPTTSCRTSVGVAVLDGFLYAVGGQDGVQCLNHVERYDPKENKWSKVSPMTTRRLGVAVAVLGGYLYAIGGSDGQSPLNTVERYDPRQNKWSQVSPMSTRRKHLGCAVFNNLIYAVGGRDDCMELSSAERYNPHTNSWSPIVAMTSRRSGVGLAVVNGLLYAVGGFDGTAYLKTIEVYDSEQNQWKLCGCMNYRRLGGGVGVMRAPQTENYIW; this is encoded by the exons ATGGTGTTGCAGATAGACTCGGTGTGGGGTTGGGCGTCACCCCCGCTGCGCCTCCAGCTAGGGGGGTCTAGGGGCGCCTCGGGGAGAGCGACCGCGGGCGCCCCATCCTCACAGAGGATGGGTGAAATGGTCGTAGAACGCGCACCTTCTCCAGCCCGCCTCAGTCATACTTCAGAGAAACATCCTCGTGCTACACTCACCGAACTCAATGTTCTTCGTCGTCATCGAGAATTGTGCGATGTTGTTCTCAATGTCGGCTCTAGAAAGATATTCGCTCATCGTGTTATTTTATCGGCGTGTAGTCCGTACTTCCG AGCGATGTTTACTGGGGAGCTGGCGGAATCTCGACAAACTGAGGTCACAATACGTGACATAGATGAAATGGCGATGGAACTATTGATAGACTTCTGTTACACTTCTCACATCATCGTCGAGGAAGCGAACGTTCAAACTCTCCTTCCAGCAGCGTGCCTTCTCCAGCTAGCAGAGATTCAAGATATATGTTGCGAGTTTCTCAAACGCCAGTTAGATCCGTCTAATTGTCTAGGTATACGAGCGTTTGCTGATACTCATTCTTGTCGTGAACTTTTACGAATCGCGGACAAGTTTACGCAGCACAATTTTCAAGAA GTAATGGAAAGcgaagaatttcttttattgCCTGTTGGCCAATTAGTAGATATTATTTCTTCGGATGAGTTAAATGTTCGAACAGAAGAACAGGTATTTAGTGCAGTTATGAACTGGGTCAAATATAATGTTACTGACAGAAGGCAACATTTAGCGCAAGTTCTTCAACATGTACGACTACCCCTCCTTAGCCCAAAATTTTTAGTTGGAACCGTAGGTTCTGACCTTTTAGTTCGGTCCGATGACGCATGCAGAGACTTGGTAGACGAAGCGAAAAATTACTTGCTGCTTCCTCAAGAAAGGCCACTGATGCAAGGACCTAGAACACGACCTAGAAAACCAACCAGACGCGGTGAAGTTCTATTCGCTGTCGGAGGTTGGTGTTCTGGCGATGCAATCGCTAGCGTGGAAAGATTTGATCCTAACACTGCGGATTGGAAAATGGTGGCGCCCATGAGTAAACGAAGATGTGGTGTCGGAGTAGCTGTACTGAACGATTTGTTGTACGCAGTGGGTGGTCACGACGGACAAAGCTATTTAAACAGCATCGAACGATATGATCCACAAACGAATCAATGGTCCTGTGATGTTGCACCTACCACATCGTGTCGAACTAGCGTAGGTGTTGCGGTATTGGATGGTTTTCTTTACGCGGTAGGTGGGCAGGATGGCGTCCAATGTTTAAATCATGTTGAGAG GTATGATCctaaagaaaataaatggtCCAAAGTATCACCAATGACCACTAGAAGACTTGGAGTAGCTGTTGCTGTGCTAGGTGGTTATTTATATGCCATCGGCGGATCTGATGGCCAGTCGCCTTTAAATACAGTAGAAAGATATGATCCGAGACAAAACAAATGGTCTCAAGTATCACCTATGTCTACAAGACGTAAGCATCTAGGCTGTGcggtatttaataatttaatttatgccGTTGGAGGACGAGATGACTGCATGGAACTCTCAAGTGCAGAACGGTATAATCCTCACACAAATTCTTGGAGTCCAATAGTCGCTATGACATCAAGAAGAAGCGGA gTGGGTTTAGCAGTAGTGAATGGTTTATTATATGCAGTGGGTGGATTTGATGGAACTGCCTATTTAAAAACAATCGAAGTGTACGATTCAGAACAAAATCAATGGAAACTATGTGGTTGTATGAATTACAGAAGACTCGGTGGAGGTGTGGGAGTAATGCGAGCCCCTCAAACCGAAAACTACATTTGGTAG
- the LOC100643664 gene encoding E3 SUMO-protein ligase ZBED1 isoform X1, with amino-acid sequence MPKIRAKRSAIWLHFSIVYQNDGLNAIVRCNKCNLIVPYCKNTTNLWSHVRTHHKDVLEINSSSCKKEAGQAHTTASSSSETKYKAVISSEISDVLRRSSSNFTEAGEITRSLIQMIAEDVLPFSIVNGKGFINFVRTLNEKYKIPKRSILISKYLPDSYARKCMEIKESLSKATCVNVAISLQENTKRSGLILATSVHFCVDRVQHHKLLRISFQSTDDKFPILRELDEIGKLWQFCSKINLVTYNDTYRTMTYATHNTCFGHTLNCVAQTAMKNTKVVFDVINKCRDVVCNFKINEIVASSQRFATNSSKILNLWGNAADCWISAYLMLNHVYELKPVLEKDALSKWEATSQTSPKIYERPDRDVPSVSEVEWNIISEIIKVLWPLHEATKELFSDLHVTISKIIPIVHGIEAALKDMDDLSADGTLFRDNLLRCFSAQFKDVEESVGYAIATFLDPRYKDVAFHSKKCIENVKNILTKSNVSDDENANSTIDSPETNDENVGTNILWAAFDKRVEELGVKPDNCVINCPSRHELERYINLKIINRKDDPIAWWSTTGHVMFPNLSKIAADYLCAPAYSVSNNPLFSKLQKMLFDRRVRLSDERTNMLAVIGSN; translated from the exons ATGCCTAAAATTCGTGCGAAAAGAAGTGCCATTTGGCTGCATTTTTCCATAGTATACCAAAACGATGGATTAAACGCAATCGTCAGGTGCAACAAGTGCAATCTCATAGTGCCTTATTGTAAAAACACGACGAATCTGTGGTCGCACGTCCGCACACACCACAAAGACGTTCTCGAGATAAACTCGTCTAGTTGTAAGAAAGAAGCGGGACAAGCTCATACAACTGCATCCAGTTCATCAGAGACCAAATACAAAGCGGTAATTTCGTCAGAAATCTCCGATGTGCTGCGAAGATCGTCTTCGAATTTCACAGAAGCAGGTGAGATAACTCGATCTTTGATACAAATGATAGCAGAAGACGTGCTTCCCTTTTCAATAGTCAATGGCAAAGGATTCATCAATTTCGTGAGAACGTTGaacgaaaaatacaaaataccaaAGAGAAGTATTTTGATCTCGAAATACTTGCCAGACTCGTACGCGCGCAAATGCATGGAGATCAAGGAAAGTTTGTCGAAAGCGACGTGTGTTAACGTTGCGATTAGTTTGCAGGAAAATACGAAGCGCAGTGGCTTGATTCTCGCGACAAGCGTCCATTTCTGTGTCGATAGAGTCCAACACCACAAGTTATTGAGGATCTCGTTTCAATCAACGGACGACAAGTTTCCCATATTACGCGAGCTCGATGAAATTGGTAAGCTCTGGCAATTCTGTTCGAAAATAAACCTCGTCACTTACAACGACACGTATCGTACTATGACGTACGCCACGCACAATACTTGTTTCGGTCACACGTTGAACTGTGTAGCACAGACTGCGATGAAAAACACGAAAGTTGTATTTGACGTGATAAATAAGTGCCGAGACGTTGtctgtaattttaaaattaacgaAATCGTAGCGAGTTCGCAACGATTTGCTACGAATTCTTCGAAAATTTTGAACTTATGGGGGAATGCGGCCGATTGTTGGATCTCCGCGTATTTAATGCTAAACCACGTGTACGAATTAAAACCTGTTTTAGAGAAGGATGCATTATCTAAATGGGAAGCAACTTCTCAGACGTCGCCAAAGATATACGAAAGACCTGACAGAGATGTACCATCTGTGTCAGAAGTTGAATGGAATATAATTTCGGAGATAATCAAAGTTTTGTGGCCATTGCACGAAGCGACAAAAGAATTGTTCTCTGATCTTCACGTGacaatttcgaaaataatacCTATCGTTCATGGTATAGAGGCTGCTTTAAAAGATATGGATGATTTGTCGGCCGATGGCACGTTGTTCCGTGACAATTTGTTGAGATGTTTCTCTGCACAATTTAAGGACGTCGAAGAGTCGGTTGGCTACGCTATCGCCACATTTTTGGATCCTAGATACAAGGATGTCGCGTTTCATTCCAAGAAATGTATCGAAAATGTGAAGAATATATTGACGAAATCAAACGTTTCCGACGATGAAAACGCTAATTCTACGATTGATAGTCCGGAAACGAACGATGAAAATGTAGGAACGAATATTTTATGGGCGGCGTTTGATAAGAGGGTTGAGGAATTGGGCGTTAAACCTGACAACTGTGTTATTAATTGTCCATCAAGGCACGAGTTGGAGAG atatataaatttgaaaataattaacagaAAAGACGATCCGATCGCATGGTGGAGTACTACGGGCCACGTGATGTTTCCAAACCTTTCAAAAATTGCAGCCGATTACTTGTGCGCACCTGCATACTCTGTATCTAACAAtcctttattttcaaaattgcaGAAAATGTTATTTGATCGAAGAGTACGATTGTCAGACGAACGTACTAACATGCTCGCTGTGATAGGttcgaattaa